The following are encoded together in the Humulus lupulus chromosome 5, drHumLupu1.1, whole genome shotgun sequence genome:
- the LOC133779456 gene encoding zinc finger A20 and AN1 domain-containing stress-associated protein 1-like — translation MVDLPNLCGRGCGFFGSVENRNMCSKCYNKCKDCNKKVGVTGFSCRCGNVYCSRHRLPEEHACTYDFKAAARENLKLVRICADKLDKIL, via the exons ATGGTTGATCTACCGAATCTTTGCGGTAGGGGGTGTGGATTTTTTGGAAGTGTTGAGAACCGAAACATGTGCTCTAAGTGCTACAACAA ATGCAAGGATTGCAATAAGAAAGTTGGAGTGACGGGGTTCTCATGTCGTTGTGGCAACGTCTACTGCAGTCGCCATCGCTTGCCTGAAGAACATGCTTGCACTTATGATTTCAAGGCCGCTGCTCGAGAAAACTTGAAATTGGTTCGCATTTGTGCTGATAAATTGGACAAGATACTCTAG